The following coding sequences lie in one Elusimicrobiota bacterium genomic window:
- a CDS encoding tetratricopeptide repeat protein, producing MCALFRSNKIGQGIDLIKSNKMDEALQFFAEIHTKEPKNVDAIIEIAKIYFKKNDISSCKNILLNAIELNLDKDNIDAILELTNHRMIASDKYLNNSPVFSPDGTKIVYTSIRNDTNGDNLIDNNDRAGLYMYDLYANKETELVSDKYHNSAPSFSPDGTKIVCLSARRDTNHDGMINHMDNPELCVIETSSGKESLYISGEWCFKHPTLSPDNRHLLFSGWRPGSEILGIYVWNLETGNTKRISPERFNNTYPTWCPEGKNILYTSWREDSNHDDIISIQDNSGIYIFDMEKNEEHQLVNHNYDSRFPHFSPDGKTILYLSRRRDTNNDGKIDSFDNPGIFVMNLKTRKESIVVSDDYFNLFPTFTHDSDNIVYLGSWRSGKKKVYNRDYFENKGVYMSSISSHKEANIVNEKYYGCRNTVASPSQDMVTYLSWRKKTNRGVYLAYLKKELTKDELKNIIINNFGD from the coding sequence ATGTGTGCACTATTTAGAAGCAATAAGATCGGACAGGGTATTGACCTCATCAAGTCAAACAAAATGGATGAAGCACTACAGTTTTTTGCGGAAATCCACACAAAAGAACCTAAGAACGTCGACGCTATCATTGAAATAGCAAAAATATACTTCAAAAAAAACGATATTAGTTCCTGTAAAAACATATTGTTAAATGCAATTGAGCTTAATCTCGATAAAGACAATATTGATGCAATACTTGAACTAACAAACCATCGTATGATTGCCAGTGATAAGTACCTCAACAATTCACCTGTATTTTCACCGGACGGCACCAAGATTGTCTATACCTCAATCCGTAACGACACCAACGGCGACAATCTTATTGACAACAACGACCGTGCGGGATTGTATATGTACGACCTGTATGCAAACAAAGAAACAGAACTTGTGAGTGACAAGTACCATAACTCAGCGCCCTCCTTTTCCCCGGATGGAACCAAAATAGTCTGCCTCTCCGCAAGAAGAGATACTAACCATGACGGTATGATTAACCATATGGACAACCCTGAACTATGTGTAATAGAAACAAGTTCAGGAAAAGAAAGCTTATATATTTCCGGGGAATGGTGTTTCAAACACCCGACATTATCTCCTGATAACAGGCACTTGTTATTCTCAGGCTGGCGTCCGGGATCTGAGATCCTGGGGATCTATGTCTGGAACCTGGAAACTGGTAATACTAAAAGAATATCGCCGGAACGGTTCAACAACACATACCCCACATGGTGTCCCGAAGGTAAGAATATATTGTACACCAGCTGGAGAGAAGATTCTAACCATGACGATATAATCAGTATACAGGACAATTCCGGGATTTATATTTTTGATATGGAAAAAAATGAGGAACATCAGCTGGTAAACCATAACTATGATTCACGGTTCCCGCATTTTTCACCCGACGGCAAGACAATACTATACCTCTCCCGCAGGAGAGATACTAATAATGACGGTAAGATTGACTCGTTTGATAATCCCGGTATTTTTGTGATGAACCTAAAAACCAGGAAAGAAAGTATTGTCGTATCCGACGATTACTTTAATTTATTCCCGACCTTTACGCATGATTCCGATAATATTGTATACCTTGGCAGCTGGCGCAGCGGTAAAAAAAAGGTGTATAACCGCGATTATTTTGAGAATAAAGGCGTATACATGTCTTCAATTTCCTCACACAAGGAAGCTAATATCGTTAATGAAAAATATTATGGCTGCCGGAATACCGTCGCATCGCCGAGCCAGGATATGGTGACATATCTTTCCTGGAGAAAAAAAACTAACCGCGGGGTCTATCTCGCATACCTAAAAAAAGAGTTGACAAAAGACGAGCTCAAGAATATCATTATAAACAACTTCGGTGATTGA
- a CDS encoding AAA family ATPase: MIIGITGSNGAGKGAATEYLKAKGYVIYSLSDVVREEAAARGLDNSRANLVKTGRELRDTYGPDVLVVKLEPKLNTVPTGKFVVDSIRNTGEIQRLRINPAFVLLGIDAAAEIRYNRIVTRSRAGDTLTYKAFIKNEQTENSSTAAGQQLGKCIQEADIIILNNTTLDSFHKRINIFLEGVERYVNKQK; the protein is encoded by the coding sequence ATGATTATCGGTATTACAGGCTCCAATGGCGCTGGTAAAGGCGCTGCTACAGAATATTTGAAGGCCAAAGGGTATGTTATATACTCATTATCCGATGTTGTAAGAGAAGAAGCTGCAGCACGCGGGTTGGATAATTCAAGGGCAAACCTCGTAAAAACCGGGCGTGAACTCCGGGATACCTACGGCCCGGATGTTTTAGTTGTTAAACTTGAACCCAAACTTAACACTGTACCAACCGGCAAATTTGTGGTGGACAGCATCCGCAATACCGGCGAGATACAACGTTTACGCATAAACCCGGCGTTTGTATTATTAGGTATTGACGCTGCAGCGGAAATACGGTATAACCGCATAGTTACGCGGTCCCGCGCGGGTGATACCCTTACTTATAAAGCATTCATCAAAAATGAACAAACAGAAAATTCGAGTACTGCAGCGGGACAGCAGTTAGGAAAGTGTATACAGGAAGCTGACATAATAATATTAAACAATACAACACTAGACTCATTCCATAAACGTATAAACATTTTTTTGGAAGGCGTGGAACGGTATGTCAATAAACAAAAGTAG
- a CDS encoding dCMP deaminase family protein: protein MSINKSRNKTYKRLSWDEYFLKLALLVAERSTCVRHHVGAVIVRNRRVLTTGYNGAAAGVKDCMELGCLRNALNIPSGQRHEICRAIHAEQNAIIQAATYGTDISGGTLYCTHSPCILCAKMLVNAKIMRFVSCGEYADKQFIALFKEAKVEFVKLPKPKLVIDTLD, encoded by the coding sequence ATGTCAATAAACAAAAGTAGGAACAAAACGTATAAACGTTTAAGCTGGGATGAATACTTCTTAAAACTTGCGTTACTCGTAGCGGAACGCAGCACATGTGTACGCCATCATGTCGGCGCAGTTATTGTACGTAACCGCCGGGTACTAACCACAGGATACAACGGTGCTGCAGCAGGGGTTAAGGATTGTATGGAACTCGGATGCCTGCGTAACGCACTGAACATCCCGTCAGGCCAGCGTCACGAAATATGCAGGGCAATACATGCGGAACAGAACGCCATCATCCAAGCCGCTACCTACGGGACGGATATCTCCGGAGGAACATTATACTGCACGCATTCACCCTGTATACTTTGCGCGAAGATGCTGGTCAACGCAAAAATTATGCGGTTCGTTTCCTGCGGGGAGTACGCGGATAAACAGTTCATCGCATTATTTAAAGAAGCTAAGGTAGAATTTGTTAAATTACCGAAGCCAAAACTTGTGATTGACACCCTGGATTGA
- a CDS encoding YifB family Mg chelatase-like AAA ATPase gives MLSHVYTSTVVGIDGCMVKVELDISTGLPSFSIVGLPDTAVKESRDRVTSALRNTGYDFPIKRITVNLAPADIRKAGAAYDLPIAIGILSATEQINSSALNDYILIGELSLDGKVREVHGILPIALKARENGFQGIILPENNKVEASVVKDIDIIPVISLEQTVNFLNDKTSVTPYSVNLQTLFSDKQQYIYDFADVKGQEFAKRALEVAAAGAHNILLIGPPGAGKTMLAKRLATILPDLTLEEAVESTKIHSVAGILGKKTALNGTRPFRSPHHSISNTALIGGGIFPRPGEVSLAHHGVLFLDELPEFRRDVLEVLRQPLEDCVVTISRAAASITYPARFTLACAMNPCPCGYYGHPLRECACTPFQIEKYLSKISGPLMDRIDIHVEVPALKIDELTARIFVSEPSDTIRKRVVATREIQTARFKGYQHIHANAHMSSREIKHFCVLNTASHLLLRSAIEKLGLSARAYDRILKVARTIADLNTHTDIQTQDVAEAIQYRSLDRKLFAGGVI, from the coding sequence ATGTTATCGCATGTTTACACAAGCACAGTGGTTGGTATCGACGGATGCATGGTAAAGGTTGAACTAGACATCTCCACGGGATTACCTTCATTCTCGATAGTAGGCTTACCTGACACCGCAGTAAAAGAATCGCGTGACCGCGTAACTTCTGCATTACGTAATACAGGATACGACTTCCCTATAAAACGTATCACCGTGAACCTAGCCCCCGCGGATATCCGTAAAGCAGGCGCGGCATATGATCTACCCATAGCGATAGGGATACTTTCCGCAACTGAACAAATTAACTCATCCGCGCTTAACGACTACATCCTTATCGGTGAACTTTCGTTGGACGGTAAAGTCAGGGAAGTACACGGTATTCTGCCGATAGCGTTAAAAGCACGGGAAAACGGGTTTCAAGGCATTATTCTCCCGGAGAACAATAAAGTTGAAGCGTCAGTCGTAAAAGATATTGATATTATCCCGGTTATAAGCCTGGAACAAACCGTAAATTTTTTGAATGACAAAACATCGGTAACCCCGTACTCCGTTAATCTACAAACATTATTCTCTGACAAACAACAGTATATTTACGACTTTGCGGATGTCAAAGGGCAGGAGTTCGCAAAACGCGCATTGGAAGTCGCTGCAGCGGGCGCGCATAATATTTTACTTATCGGCCCTCCGGGTGCCGGGAAAACTATGCTGGCTAAACGGTTAGCCACAATCTTACCGGATCTGACCTTAGAAGAAGCTGTGGAAAGTACGAAGATACATTCCGTTGCGGGTATACTTGGTAAAAAAACAGCATTAAACGGTACCCGGCCGTTCAGGTCACCGCATCATTCAATAAGTAACACCGCGCTTATCGGCGGCGGAATATTCCCGCGCCCAGGTGAGGTTTCACTTGCGCATCACGGAGTATTATTCCTTGATGAACTCCCGGAATTCAGGCGTGATGTCCTTGAAGTTTTGCGACAGCCACTGGAAGATTGTGTAGTAACAATCTCTCGTGCAGCTGCCAGTATAACCTACCCCGCAAGGTTTACCCTTGCCTGCGCAATGAACCCGTGTCCCTGCGGGTACTACGGGCATCCGTTACGCGAATGCGCGTGTACGCCGTTCCAGATTGAGAAGTACTTAAGTAAAATCTCGGGCCCGTTGATGGACCGCATAGATATACACGTTGAAGTTCCTGCATTAAAGATTGACGAACTTACCGCACGGATTTTTGTTAGTGAACCTTCAGATACCATACGTAAACGCGTAGTCGCTACACGTGAAATACAAACTGCCAGGTTTAAGGGGTATCAGCATATCCACGCTAATGCGCATATGTCATCACGCGAGATCAAGCATTTTTGTGTACTCAACACCGCCAGCCATCTTTTGTTACGCAGCGCAATTGAAAAACTTGGCCTTTCCGCCCGTGCGTATGACCGTATACTCAAAGTAGCAAGGACAATCGCGGATTTAAATACGCATACTGACATCCAAACCCAGGACGTTGCGGAAGCTATACAGTACCGCAGTCTGGACCGCAAACTATTTGCCGGAGGTGTTATCTAG
- a CDS encoding LysM peptidoglycan-binding domain-containing protein codes for MRKLNSLKHILIITLVLFIGTGMLFSEESSYTVNTGDSLWKIATDKYGTGFEWKKIWTANPGIKNPNLIFPGDTILLPDASTLAAITEPSQPAQMQETPSSSTPAAADTNSAASSAAQPQEKVNSPANDNTDKGEKIAEGQVETEQEEEKPAATMELRTTDKSSINSGDKYTTDSFIVPEKINIDGKIVGSQDDKFLISQGDIVYLNFGKNKGAKAGLKCIVYRISKSVISEDTGKDIGTAYLKTGVLEISSDVEDDVSTARVSIIYTPLEIGDLVRLIK; via the coding sequence ATGCGCAAACTTAACTCATTAAAACACATTTTAATTATTACTCTGGTACTATTCATAGGTACCGGGATGTTGTTTTCGGAAGAGAGTAGTTATACAGTAAACACCGGTGATTCACTCTGGAAAATCGCTACGGATAAATACGGGACAGGGTTTGAGTGGAAAAAAATATGGACTGCTAATCCGGGAATAAAAAACCCAAACCTCATTTTCCCGGGTGATACTATCTTACTCCCCGATGCATCTACCCTCGCAGCAATAACAGAACCCTCACAGCCTGCGCAGATGCAGGAAACACCGTCTTCATCAACTCCCGCTGCTGCAGACACAAATTCCGCTGCATCATCAGCGGCACAGCCACAGGAAAAAGTTAACTCCCCTGCGAATGATAATACTGATAAAGGCGAAAAAATAGCTGAAGGACAGGTTGAAACTGAACAGGAAGAAGAAAAACCGGCCGCCACTATGGAACTCCGTACTACCGATAAATCCTCAATCAATTCAGGGGATAAGTATACCACCGACAGTTTTATAGTACCCGAAAAAATTAATATTGACGGTAAAATCGTAGGCTCCCAGGACGATAAGTTCCTGATTTCACAGGGCGATATTGTATATCTCAACTTCGGAAAAAATAAGGGCGCTAAGGCCGGGTTAAAATGTATAGTTTACCGTATCTCAAAATCAGTCATAAGTGAAGATACCGGTAAAGATATAGGCACGGCATACCTTAAAACCGGCGTTCTGGAGATAAGCTCAGATGTTGAAGACGACGTTTCCACCGCAAGGGTTAGCATTATTTACACACCACTGGAAATCGGTGACCTTGTGAGGTTGATAAAATAA
- a CDS encoding tetratricopeptide repeat protein: MRGFLTVVLIIAGIMYGLYWGLMQGNFQTIIDEHHEEYPVMAKLQTLLCWSFYISSQWEFALGAYKKYLEYFPDDNPEQAKTVKFRIADCYQKLDRVDEAAAVYHEIIEVDTGTWRATMSGKRLEMLNK; the protein is encoded by the coding sequence ATGCGCGGATTCTTAACCGTTGTACTTATCATCGCGGGGATTATGTACGGCCTATACTGGGGATTGATGCAAGGAAATTTTCAAACTATCATAGACGAACATCATGAAGAATACCCTGTTATGGCAAAACTACAGACCCTTCTATGCTGGTCATTTTATATTAGCAGCCAATGGGAATTCGCACTGGGTGCATACAAGAAGTACCTGGAATACTTCCCGGATGACAACCCTGAACAAGCAAAAACTGTGAAGTTCAGGATTGCGGATTGTTACCAAAAACTTGACCGTGTAGACGAAGCTGCAGCGGTTTACCACGAAATCATTGAAGTTGACACCGGTACCTGGCGCGCAACGATGTCGGGTAAACGGTTAGAAATGCTTAATAAGTAA
- the dprA gene encoding DNA-processing protein DprA yields MGLDDNKHACIMLNMIPDIGTTRIRRLHDFFNGNLQRVFKATTSELCNVEDIGKILAQRIASADLDSVNTELKLAQALGVKIITVYDDEYPLMLRYISDPPTVMYIRGSIPAQNDIPVAVVGTRAPTSYGNMVAERLSTALAELGVTTVSGLARGIDTRVHCATLNAGGKTIAVLGNGLYHHYPPENKKLEDKIIESGALISEYPLKYPPDKSSFPRRNRLISGLCLGVVVIEAGLKSGALITARLASEQGKEVFAVPGNVFSKCSQGPHMLIKQGAKLVESITDIIDELMPLRERLAGLTAETLRKNNQNVFCIINNLAEDEKLVYNILPVEPVALDSMIENTNFSVSHISQVLLQLEIKGLVKTLAGKMYLKVGSME; encoded by the coding sequence ATGGGCTTGGATGACAATAAACATGCGTGTATCATGCTAAATATGATACCGGATATAGGAACAACACGGATCCGCAGATTACACGATTTTTTTAATGGTAACCTCCAGCGGGTATTCAAAGCAACAACTTCAGAACTCTGTAACGTAGAAGACATCGGTAAAATCCTTGCACAGCGCATAGCCAGCGCTGACTTAGACAGTGTGAATACAGAACTAAAACTAGCACAGGCGCTCGGGGTTAAGATAATAACGGTATATGACGATGAATACCCTTTGATGCTGAGGTATATCTCCGACCCGCCAACTGTTATGTATATCAGGGGAAGCATCCCCGCGCAGAACGATATCCCTGTAGCCGTGGTGGGTACACGCGCACCTACGAGCTACGGCAATATGGTTGCGGAACGGTTATCCACAGCCTTAGCCGAACTAGGGGTTACCACTGTCAGCGGCCTTGCCCGCGGGATTGATACCCGGGTACACTGCGCTACGCTTAACGCCGGAGGTAAAACAATCGCTGTCCTTGGCAACGGTTTATACCACCACTACCCTCCGGAGAACAAAAAACTTGAGGATAAAATCATAGAGTCCGGTGCACTGATAAGCGAGTACCCGCTTAAGTATCCGCCTGATAAATCAAGTTTTCCCCGGCGGAACAGGTTAATCTCAGGGCTATGCCTGGGGGTAGTGGTGATCGAAGCAGGCTTAAAAAGCGGTGCACTGATAACCGCCAGGCTTGCCAGTGAGCAAGGTAAAGAAGTCTTTGCTGTCCCGGGTAATGTATTCTCCAAATGTTCACAAGGGCCGCATATGCTTATAAAACAAGGCGCGAAGCTTGTGGAATCAATCACCGACATTATTGACGAACTAATGCCGTTGCGTGAACGCCTCGCGGGTTTAACAGCAGAAACATTAAGGAAAAATAACCAAAATGTTTTTTGTATAATAAACAATTTAGCAGAAGACGAAAAATTGGTGTATAATATATTGCCTGTTGAACCAGTGGCATTGGATTCGATGATTGAAAACACAAATTTTTCGGTCAGCCATATATCACAGGTATTGTTACAGCTGGAAATAAAAGGGTTAGTAAAAACGTTAGCCGGTAAGATGTATTTAAAAGTAGGAAGCATGGAGTAG